One window of the Zea mays cultivar B73 chromosome 3, Zm-B73-REFERENCE-NAM-5.0, whole genome shotgun sequence genome contains the following:
- the LOC103651120 gene encoding uncharacterized protein, whose product MGNCAVTQHAVTSWADDGEWDVPSAAAAAADEEGAGGAVAAAGTSGRKDHAAGAAEVTIRITRKQLQQLMEKRAGGLHGLKRRRAAAQLLADVMDAGQVFHHCRAAHWKPALQSIPEAVES is encoded by the coding sequence ATGGGCAACTGCGCCGTCACGCAGCACGCGGTGACGTCGTGGGCGGACGACGGCGAGTGGGACGTgccctcggcggcggcggcggcggccgacgaGGAGGGCGCCGGAGGAGCGGTTGCCGCCGCCGGGACAAGCGGGAGGAAGGACCACGCGGCGGGGGCGGCGGAGGTGACGATCAGGATCACGAGGAAGCAGCTGCAGCAGCTGATGGAGAAGAGGGCCGGCGGGCTCCACGGCCTCAAGAGGCGGCGGGCCGCCGCGCAGCTGCTGGCGGACGTCATGGACGCCGGGCAGGTCTTCCACCACTGCAGAGCGGCGCACTGGAAGCCCGCGCTGCAGAGCATCCCGGAGGCCGTGGAGTCGTGA
- the LOC100277429 gene encoding uncharacterized protein LOC100277429: MGNCLRLRRAATWADGDEWEEEAEPCSKAKAAPAAVEDKVEVKIRVTRRQLQELLEKASRRQVEEVLAELMTSGTVYYPRQRDEIRRHWRPALYSIPEGVEES; encoded by the coding sequence ATGGGGAACTGCCTCAGGCTGCGGCGCGCGGCGACGTGGGCGGACGGCGACGAGtgggaggaggaggcggagccctGCAGCAAGGCCAAGGCGGCGCCCGCAGCCGTCGAGGACAAGGTGGAGGTCAAGATCCGGGTGACTCGGCGGCAGCTGCAGGAGCTGCTTGAGAAGGCCAGCCGGCGGCAGGTGGAGGAGGTGCTGGCGGAGCTGATGACTTCCGGCACGGTGTACTACCCGCGCCAGCGCGATGAGATTCGGCGGCACTGGAGGCCCGCCCTCTACAGCATACCGGAGGGCGTCGAGGAGTCGTGA